From the Pongo pygmaeus isolate AG05252 chromosome X, NHGRI_mPonPyg2-v2.0_pri, whole genome shotgun sequence genome, one window contains:
- the LOC129024528 gene encoding variable charge X-linked protein-like, whose product MSPKPRASGPPAEAKETRKRKSSQPSPSGPKKTTEVAEKGKAARRGRRGKKRAAKKMAAVTAPEAGSGAAAPGPSDQPSQELPQHELPPEEPVSEGSQHDPLSQETELEELPSVWTAEYSPISPSSD is encoded by the exons ATGAGTCCAAAGCCGAGAGCCTCGGGACCTCCCGCCGAGGCCAAAGAGACACGAAAGAGGAAGTCCTCTCAGCCGAGCCCCAGTGGCCCGAAGAAG ACTACCGAGGTGGCCGAGAAGGGAAAAGCCGCTCGTAGAGGGAGACGCGGGAAGAAAAGGGCTGCGAAAAAGATGGCGGCTGTGACGGCACCTGAGGCGGGGAGCGGAGCAGCGGCACCCGGCCCCAGTGACCAGCCCAGCCAGGAGCTCCCTCAGCACGAGCTGCCACCGGAGGAGCCAGTGAGCGAGGGGTCCCAGCACGACCCACTGAGTCAGGAGACCGAGCTGGAAGAACTACCCAGTGTGTGGACGGCCGAGTACTCCCCTATATCCCCGAGCAGTGACTAA